Proteins from one Cellulosilyticum lentocellum DSM 5427 genomic window:
- the nadD gene encoding nicotinate-nucleotide adenylyltransferase, with translation MYKQKAIRKLAIMGGTFDPIHIGHLVTAEEVRHEFGVDEVLFVPTGHPPHKSNINMTTSEHRYLMTVLATAANPSFKVSRIEIEREGVTYTIDTIKELKRIYGENVRLYFITGADAIHKILGWKDCSELLQICDFVAVTRPGYNKDELLKQVEELNRTYETNIHFLEVPALAISSSNIRKRIGELKPIKYLVPEEVENYIKKHSLYDYDLHLTEDEKAQMYSYVASRLSPKRYAHTRGVVEMALEYAKLNGLDYDETFIAALFHDIAKELPKEESLRLCERYQIDLDDFEKSHLHLAHGKIGAAILEHEWGIHKPSIINSIKYHTVGRLNMTDLEKVIYLADMTEEGRSSYKGKEQIKHLAQYNLDRAMYKALYSSYNYVTNILKQDVHPVTHELLAYYKQFDVEK, from the coding sequence ATGTACAAGCAAAAAGCAATTAGAAAATTAGCGATTATGGGTGGTACCTTCGACCCCATACATATAGGACATCTTGTAACGGCGGAAGAGGTAAGACATGAATTTGGTGTAGATGAGGTATTATTTGTACCAACAGGACATCCACCACATAAATCTAATATCAATATGACTACTAGTGAACATCGTTATTTGATGACGGTATTAGCAACAGCTGCTAATCCTAGTTTCAAGGTATCACGCATTGAAATAGAGCGTGAAGGTGTTACTTATACGATTGATACCATTAAAGAGCTAAAACGTATTTATGGCGAGAATGTAAGATTATACTTTATTACAGGAGCAGATGCTATTCACAAAATTTTAGGTTGGAAGGATTGCAGTGAGTTATTGCAGATTTGTGACTTTGTTGCTGTGACAAGACCAGGTTATAATAAAGATGAACTTCTTAAACAAGTTGAAGAACTCAATCGAACATATGAAACGAATATCCATTTCTTAGAGGTACCTGCTTTAGCCATTTCTTCATCTAATATTAGAAAAAGAATCGGCGAGTTAAAGCCTATTAAATATTTAGTACCAGAAGAGGTTGAAAACTACATTAAGAAGCATAGTTTATATGATTATGATTTGCATTTAACTGAAGATGAAAAAGCCCAGATGTATAGTTATGTAGCCTCTAGGCTTTCGCCTAAACGTTATGCGCATACAAGAGGTGTTGTAGAGATGGCGCTAGAATATGCTAAATTAAATGGATTAGATTATGATGAAACCTTTATTGCCGCACTGTTCCACGATATTGCGAAGGAATTGCCTAAAGAAGAAAGTTTGAGACTATGTGAACGCTATCAAATTGATTTAGATGATTTTGAAAAATCACATTTGCATTTGGCACATGGAAAAATAGGAGCTGCTATTCTAGAACATGAGTGGGGGATTCATAAGCCATCTATTATTAATAGTATAAAATATCACACAGTAGGCAGACTAAATATGACAGACTTAGAAAAGGTTATTTATTTAGCAGATATGACAGAAGAAGGTAGAAGTTCCTATAAAGGAAAAGAGCAGATTAAGCATTTGGCCCAGTATAACTTAGACCGTGCTATGTACAAAGCACTTTATTCTTCTTATAATTATGTAACTAATATTTTGAAGCAAGACGTTCATCCTGTTACGCATGAACTGTTAGCTTATTATAAACAATTTGATGTAGAGAAATAA
- a CDS encoding TIGR03936 family radical SAM-associated protein, with amino-acid sequence MKIRLKFTKQGPVKYVGHLDTMRLFQRAIKVAGIPVAYSQGFSPHSLVYFALPLGVGVSSTGEYMEIITAEDIAPESVMDRLNKVLVGGICILESWQVEDKGDSLMSLVAAADYDIRLVLKENDSLSAEQLKKRLSCSDELTVMKKGKKGIKPIDIKPLILSCNIVACEDGIHIQSQVLAGSSQNLNPELLVKALIEEYTTDYEIQVTRKEMYTEGHQGYQAIDTFDRVQ; translated from the coding sequence ATGAAAATTAGATTGAAATTTACAAAACAAGGACCAGTAAAGTATGTAGGACACTTAGACACAATGCGCCTTTTCCAAAGGGCTATTAAAGTAGCCGGCATTCCTGTTGCTTATTCACAAGGTTTTAGTCCTCATTCTCTTGTTTATTTTGCCTTGCCTTTAGGCGTGGGTGTAAGTAGTACAGGAGAATATATGGAGATTATTACAGCAGAAGATATAGCACCTGAAAGCGTTATGGATCGTTTAAATAAAGTACTTGTAGGTGGTATTTGTATCCTAGAATCATGGCAAGTAGAAGATAAGGGAGATTCACTTATGAGTTTAGTAGCTGCTGCTGATTATGACATTAGACTTGTTTTAAAAGAAAATGACAGTTTATCAGCCGAGCAATTAAAAAAACGATTAAGTTGCTCAGATGAATTAACAGTTATGAAAAAAGGGAAGAAGGGTATTAAACCAATTGATATTAAACCCCTTATTTTGAGTTGTAATATTGTAGCGTGTGAAGATGGTATTCATATTCAAAGTCAGGTATTAGCAGGGAGTAGCCAAAACTTAAATCCTGAACTTTTAGTAAAAGCCTTAATTGAAGAATATACAACAGACTATGAGATTCAGGTGACAAGGAAGGAAATGTATACAGAAGGACACCAAGGCTATCAGGCAATTGATACATTTGATAGAGTTCAATGA
- a CDS encoding ribonuclease E/G, whose product MRKQILIEKNVLSTQIAILQESEFISFYLETCIKSDKQNRIVVGQVEQVVKNLKAVFVNFGEEKNGLLHIKQVPECYQNKLSPGSRLPVQVVKQNSGEKGYKLTGKVNLMGRFLVCLPFETGINISKKIKDQEIREVLKQKLQCLSNGKYGFVVRTTAKNASESLLEKDALELIEKADAFMKAKDYLSKGSQLYEDPPLFMQIVREELEGAEKVEIICNQQSVLSAIQADIGEEDDEEHISFKLCNEIEGLFQVYDIEKKRTQLLNRKIWLKNGGNLVIDYTEAMTVIDVNSAKAILTKNPQKAVLDLNLLAVKESILQMLRRNLSGIIVTDLVEMPSQEDKQYIYEYAKELLNKWGDRRTKVYPLTDLGLLQFSRTKKYIGLPQQLFTSCIQCEAPYSGNSLSYYMMELEKTIKDISEKTEHTAVFVEVDPIFYQFLLKNNCIEQLENAYNLQLQIERSTASSKKMFLCQFYQR is encoded by the coding sequence ATGAGAAAACAAATTTTAATTGAAAAAAATGTTTTATCAACACAGATTGCTATTCTTCAAGAAAGTGAATTTATTTCTTTTTATTTAGAGACTTGTATAAAGAGTGATAAACAAAATCGCATTGTTGTAGGACAAGTAGAACAAGTTGTTAAAAATTTAAAAGCTGTTTTTGTAAATTTTGGAGAAGAAAAAAATGGTTTACTTCATATAAAACAAGTACCCGAATGCTATCAAAACAAACTTTCGCCTGGTAGTAGATTACCTGTACAAGTTGTTAAGCAAAATAGTGGGGAAAAGGGCTATAAATTAACTGGGAAAGTTAATTTGATGGGGAGATTTTTAGTTTGTTTACCTTTTGAAACGGGTATAAACATTTCTAAAAAAATAAAAGATCAAGAGATTAGAGAAGTACTTAAACAAAAGTTACAGTGCTTGTCTAATGGCAAGTATGGTTTTGTTGTGAGAACTACAGCTAAGAATGCTAGCGAATCACTTTTAGAAAAAGATGCACTTGAACTGATAGAAAAAGCAGATGCTTTTATGAAAGCTAAAGATTATCTATCAAAGGGCTCCCAGCTCTATGAAGATCCTCCTTTATTCATGCAGATTGTTAGAGAAGAGCTAGAAGGTGCGGAGAAAGTAGAAATTATCTGTAATCAACAAAGTGTATTATCGGCTATTCAAGCTGATATAGGAGAAGAAGATGATGAGGAGCACATTTCATTCAAGTTATGTAATGAGATAGAAGGACTTTTTCAGGTTTATGATATTGAAAAAAAGCGAACACAACTCTTAAATAGGAAGATATGGCTTAAGAATGGTGGTAATTTAGTAATAGATTATACAGAAGCTATGACAGTTATTGATGTGAATAGCGCTAAGGCCATTTTAACTAAGAATCCTCAAAAGGCTGTTTTAGATCTTAATCTTTTGGCTGTTAAAGAAAGTATATTGCAAATGCTTAGACGTAATTTATCTGGAATAATTGTGACTGATTTAGTTGAAATGCCTAGTCAGGAAGATAAACAGTACATCTATGAATACGCCAAAGAATTACTCAATAAGTGGGGAGATAGAAGAACAAAGGTCTATCCTCTCACAGATTTAGGTTTATTACAATTTTCTCGAACTAAAAAGTATATTGGACTTCCACAACAACTTTTTACAAGTTGTATACAATGTGAAGCCCCCTATAGTGGAAATAGCTTATCCTACTATATGATGGAGCTAGAGAAGACCATTAAGGACATCAGTGAAAAAACAGAGCATACAGCTGTTTTTGTGGAAGTAGATCCGATTTTTTATCAATTTCTTCTTAAAAATAATTGTATTGAACAATTAGAAAATGCTTATAATTTACAACTTCAAATAGAAAGAAGCACTGCAAGTTCAAAAAAAATGTTTTTATGTCAATTTTATCAAAGATAA
- a CDS encoding helix-hairpin-helix domain-containing protein: MVELVKRYKIVILFGVLFIINLCVLLYQTNKENPIQLTTVPSENIASTQTTHEGTENLMEQDLKSTVTPTKSEIGVSESIAVMPSPTISAKVPVYVCGAVKVPGVYYVTATAIVDEVIRLSGGFSEEADMTAINLAASIVPNEKIIVPKIGEEIDKTVTSYDNKEESHIRESTLVNINTANSTELMSLPGIGEVKANAIIDYRKTVRAFGSIDDLKEVSGIGDKTFDKLKALITV, encoded by the coding sequence ATGGTAGAATTAGTTAAACGCTATAAAATAGTGATTTTATTTGGTGTCTTATTTATTATTAATTTATGTGTTTTATTATACCAAACCAATAAAGAGAATCCTATTCAGCTTACTACTGTTCCAAGTGAAAATATAGCTAGTACACAAACGACCCATGAGGGTACCGAAAACTTGATGGAACAAGATTTAAAAAGTACCGTAACTCCTACGAAGAGTGAGATAGGAGTAAGTGAATCTATAGCAGTGATGCCTTCACCTACTATATCAGCTAAGGTACCTGTTTATGTTTGTGGTGCTGTTAAGGTACCTGGAGTATATTATGTAACAGCTACGGCTATTGTGGATGAAGTAATCCGTTTAAGTGGTGGATTCAGTGAGGAAGCGGATATGACAGCAATTAACTTAGCCGCTTCTATCGTACCTAATGAGAAAATTATTGTGCCTAAAATAGGAGAAGAAATTGACAAAACAGTTACTTCATATGACAATAAAGAAGAGAGTCATATAAGAGAGTCAACCCTTGTTAATATTAATACAGCAAACAGTACTGAGTTAATGAGTCTTCCAGGTATTGGAGAAGTTAAAGCTAATGCCATTATTGATTACAGAAAAACTGTAAGAGCTTTTGGAAGTATTGATGATCTAAAAGAAGTGTCTGGTATTGGAGATAAGACCTTTGATAAATTAAAAGCACTTATTACAGTATGA
- the rplU gene encoding 50S ribosomal protein L21: protein MYAIIETGGKQYNVKVGDSIIVEKLNVAAGEEVVFDKVLAVGKEDSLTVGTPVVANATVKAEVVAEGKGKKIIVYKYKAKKSYHKKRGHRQPFTKVTIKAIEA, encoded by the coding sequence ATGTACGCAATTATTGAAACAGGTGGCAAACAATACAACGTTAAAGTTGGAGACAGCATTATCGTTGAAAAATTAAATGTTGCAGCTGGTGAAGAAGTTGTTTTTGACAAAGTTTTAGCAGTAGGTAAAGAGGATTCTTTAACTGTAGGTACTCCAGTTGTTGCTAATGCAACAGTTAAAGCTGAAGTAGTAGCTGAAGGTAAAGGTAAAAAAATCATCGTTTACAAATACAAAGCTAAAAAATCTTACCACAAAAAACGTGGTCATCGTCAACCTTTCACAAAAGTGACAATCAAAGCTATTGAAGCTTAA
- a CDS encoding calcium/sodium antiporter has protein sequence MLWQMIILVVSFVVLIKGADTFVDGASSIAKHLNVPDILIGLTIVAFGTSAPEASVSIKAVLSQNSDMVMGNILGSNILNILLILGISAMIAPIHVKNNTIKKEIPFLFLVSLLMSVLIMDIPLGNGSVNMISRADGIAILIFFSIFIYYLVTLAKGGEAEQIESKYSLKQAIVYSILGLAAIIIGGNFVVSSATAIAEVLGVSQRFIALTIVAFGTSLPELVTSIIAAKKGKQDLAIGNIIGSNIFNICFVAGFPAALFGSIIPKDPIGLDLIVMIVTTIILFFFSITDKKISKKEGMSFLMLFIIYYGYLIISQLNLAAI, from the coding sequence ATGTTGTGGCAGATGATTATTTTAGTTGTTAGTTTTGTGGTACTGATTAAAGGTGCAGATACTTTTGTAGATGGTGCTTCCTCGATTGCAAAACATCTCAATGTGCCAGATATTTTAATTGGATTAACTATTGTAGCTTTTGGAACCAGTGCACCTGAAGCTTCGGTAAGTATTAAAGCTGTACTAAGCCAAAACAGTGATATGGTGATGGGAAATATCTTAGGAAGTAATATCTTAAATATATTATTAATATTAGGTATTTCAGCTATGATTGCCCCTATTCATGTGAAAAATAATACGATTAAAAAAGAAATACCATTTTTATTTTTAGTTTCTTTATTAATGAGTGTACTTATTATGGACATTCCTTTAGGAAATGGGAGCGTCAATATGATTTCAAGAGCGGATGGCATAGCAATTTTAATTTTCTTCTCTATATTTATTTATTATTTAGTTACATTGGCTAAAGGCGGAGAGGCAGAACAAATTGAAAGTAAGTATTCTCTTAAACAAGCTATAGTTTATTCTATTTTAGGATTAGCTGCCATTATTATTGGTGGTAATTTTGTAGTAAGTTCAGCTACTGCCATTGCTGAAGTTCTAGGTGTTAGTCAACGTTTTATTGCATTAACCATTGTAGCATTTGGAACTTCCTTACCTGAATTAGTAACTTCTATTATAGCTGCAAAAAAAGGTAAACAAGATTTAGCTATTGGGAATATAATAGGTAGTAATATATTCAATATTTGCTTTGTTGCAGGTTTTCCGGCTGCTCTATTTGGCAGTATTATACCTAAGGATCCTATAGGATTAGACTTAATTGTTATGATTGTTACCACCATTATTCTTTTCTTCTTTAGTATAACAGACAAAAAAATTTCAAAAAAAGAAGGTATGAGCTTTTTAATGCTATTTATTATTTACTATGGCTACTTGATTATTTCTCAGTTAAATCTGGCAGCTATTTAA
- the rpmA gene encoding 50S ribosomal protein L27: protein MLRLDLQFFAHKKGQGSTSNGRDSESKRLGAKRADGQIVKAGNILYRQRGTKIHPGNNVGRGGDDTLFALVDGRVKFERKGRDKKQVSVYPVAQEA, encoded by the coding sequence ATGTTACGTTTAGACCTTCAATTCTTTGCTCATAAAAAAGGACAAGGTTCAACAAGCAACGGTCGTGACTCAGAATCAAAACGTCTTGGTGCTAAAAGAGCCGATGGACAAATCGTTAAAGCTGGGAATATTTTATACCGTCAAAGAGGAACTAAAATTCATCCAGGTAACAATGTAGGTCGCGGTGGCGATGATACATTATTTGCTTTAGTGGATGGTAGAGTTAAATTCGAACGCAAAGGCAGAGACAAAAAACAAGTTTCTGTATATCCAGTTGCACAAGAAGCATAG
- the obgE gene encoding GTPase ObgE gives MFVDKVKIFVRSGKGGDGHVSFRREKYVPNGGPDGGDGGRGGHIIFEVDSGCNTLMKFRHQRHFKAADGENGGKKRCHGKDAEDLIIKVPQGTVIREAETGHVVADLHAAGQREILFKGGKGGRGNQHFATATRQAPRYSEKGKPAKEYWLILELKMIADVGLVGYPNVGKSTLLSMVSNAQPKIANYHFTTLAPNLGVVTNQYGKQFVMADIPGLIEGAAEGIGLGHDFLRHVERTKVLLHVVDAAGSEGRDPVEDIYAIQKEIELFNPKILEEKPQIIAANKIDMGNCEENIARLKAEFEPKGIKVLPISAAGNENLQELLKDVADLLATVPSENIVFEPEFEEISTMSNEPFTVEEVNEGYFVVEGHGIERMMGYTAIDTEQGFAFFQKYLREKGIIEALENAGIKEGDTVNIYDLEFDYVK, from the coding sequence ATGTTTGTAGATAAAGTCAAGATATTTGTAAGATCGGGAAAAGGTGGAGACGGACACGTTTCTTTTAGAAGAGAAAAATATGTTCCTAATGGAGGACCAGATGGTGGAGATGGTGGTCGTGGAGGCCATATCATCTTTGAAGTAGATTCAGGGTGCAATACACTTATGAAGTTTAGACATCAAAGACATTTCAAAGCTGCTGATGGTGAAAACGGTGGTAAAAAGCGTTGTCATGGTAAAGATGCAGAAGATCTCATTATTAAAGTACCTCAAGGGACTGTTATTCGTGAAGCCGAAACAGGACACGTTGTAGCAGACTTACATGCAGCAGGTCAGAGAGAAATACTCTTTAAAGGTGGTAAAGGTGGTCGTGGTAATCAACATTTTGCCACAGCAACAAGACAAGCACCACGTTATAGTGAAAAAGGTAAACCAGCTAAAGAATACTGGCTTATCCTAGAATTAAAAATGATAGCAGATGTTGGTTTAGTTGGTTACCCTAATGTAGGAAAATCTACATTACTTTCTATGGTAAGTAATGCACAGCCTAAAATCGCTAACTACCACTTTACAACACTTGCACCTAATTTAGGTGTTGTAACAAACCAGTATGGTAAGCAATTTGTTATGGCTGATATTCCAGGACTTATTGAAGGTGCTGCAGAAGGCATTGGCTTAGGGCATGATTTCTTACGCCATGTAGAAAGAACAAAGGTACTTTTACACGTAGTAGATGCTGCAGGTAGTGAAGGCAGAGATCCAGTAGAGGATATTTATGCTATTCAAAAGGAAATTGAATTATTTAATCCTAAAATTTTAGAAGAAAAGCCACAGATTATCGCAGCCAATAAAATAGATATGGGTAACTGTGAAGAAAATATAGCACGTCTTAAAGCTGAATTTGAACCAAAAGGAATTAAAGTACTTCCTATTTCAGCTGCAGGTAATGAAAACTTGCAAGAACTTTTAAAAGATGTCGCAGACTTACTAGCAACTGTGCCTAGCGAAAACATTGTCTTTGAGCCTGAATTCGAAGAAATTAGTACAATGTCTAATGAACCATTCACTGTAGAAGAAGTAAATGAAGGCTACTTCGTTGTAGAAGGTCATGGTATCGAGCGTATGATGGGTTATACAGCTATTGATACAGAACAAGGCTTTGCGTTCTTCCAAAAATATTTACGTGAAAAAGGCATTATAGAAGCATTAGAAAATGCAGGTATCAAAGAAGGCGATACCGTTAATATTTATGATTTAGAGTTTGATTACGTTAAATAA
- a CDS encoding D-alanyl-D-alanine carboxypeptidase family protein — protein MKRKVYLCLSLILTLFFSCPIIQAEETAPQIEAESAILIDATTKTVLYEKNAYSKQYPASITKLMTALLAIENLQPTDTITFSKEAIFGIERGSSHIGMDVGEQITVDQALHGLLLMSANEVANGLAEAVSGSIDAFAIRMSDRAKELGALNTHFVNPHGLHDENHYTTAYDMSLIASYLADNEYFLNIMKDYIYQINGTNKTDEIRYLSQDHKMFNPLKDASIFREDVIGGKTGYTDQARHTLVTIAKEGKTTLVAVVMKSEKGTLYSDTNTLLDYGFNSYHSLALHSPNETIKTLPLYTIKSGQPYQAGSCSIGVEKDLSVLVRNDTTLQEITTSLELPEYIDMTAKEGDVIGEITYMDHSKILGTNKLVIQKIDYQSSPYTAVVPPIEKAPALTFVYVIGLIAVLVLILMLILLIRKKRRQRSNQLKFKKLFK, from the coding sequence ATGAAACGAAAAGTCTATTTATGTTTAAGCTTAATCTTGACATTATTTTTTTCATGTCCAATTATTCAAGCAGAAGAAACAGCGCCACAAATAGAAGCAGAGTCTGCTATTTTAATTGATGCTACAACTAAAACTGTTTTATATGAAAAAAATGCCTATAGTAAACAATATCCAGCAAGTATTACCAAGCTTATGACAGCTTTATTAGCTATAGAAAACTTACAACCTACAGATACCATTACTTTTTCAAAAGAAGCTATATTTGGTATTGAAAGAGGAAGTAGTCATATTGGTATGGATGTAGGTGAACAAATTACTGTGGATCAAGCATTACATGGTTTATTACTTATGTCGGCTAATGAAGTAGCAAATGGTCTTGCAGAAGCTGTTAGTGGTTCAATTGATGCCTTTGCAATACGTATGAGTGATCGTGCTAAGGAGTTAGGTGCACTTAATACGCACTTTGTAAACCCTCATGGTTTACATGATGAAAATCACTATACCACTGCTTACGATATGTCTTTAATTGCTAGCTACTTAGCAGATAATGAATACTTTCTAAATATTATGAAGGATTATATTTACCAAATTAATGGTACTAACAAAACAGATGAAATCCGCTACCTCTCTCAGGACCACAAAATGTTCAATCCTTTAAAAGATGCCTCTATTTTTAGAGAAGATGTTATTGGTGGTAAAACAGGCTATACAGATCAAGCTAGACATACTCTCGTAACTATTGCCAAAGAAGGAAAAACAACTTTAGTTGCAGTGGTAATGAAATCTGAAAAAGGTACCTTGTATTCGGATACTAATACACTTTTAGATTACGGCTTTAATTCTTACCATTCATTAGCATTGCATAGCCCAAATGAAACCATTAAAACATTACCTCTTTATACGATTAAAAGTGGTCAACCTTACCAAGCAGGGAGTTGTTCTATTGGTGTAGAAAAAGACTTATCTGTTCTTGTTCGCAATGATACAACTCTACAAGAGATCACTACCAGCCTAGAATTACCTGAATATATTGATATGACAGCTAAAGAAGGTGACGTTATTGGCGAGATCACTTATATGGATCACTCCAAAATTCTAGGAACAAATAAACTGGTTATTCAAAAAATAGATTATCAATCATCTCCATATACAGCAGTTGTTCCACCTATAGAAAAAGCCCCGGCTCTTACATTTGTCTATGTTATTGGTCTTATTGCTGTTCTTGTACTCATTCTTATGCTAATCTTATTGATTAGAAAAAAACGTAGACAACGCTCTAATCAATTAAAGTTCAAAAAGCTATTTAAATAA
- the rsfS gene encoding ribosome silencing factor, with protein sequence MNTETYTLGKQIATAINNKKVVKLDVLDVAQLTPLAELFIIAIAANVKQTKAMADEVEECLTSYGRIPIHKEGYQTSNWILLDYGEVIVHILDEEHAQFYGLSRLWQDAIRIEF encoded by the coding sequence TTGAATACTGAAACTTACACACTTGGTAAACAAATTGCGACAGCTATCAATAATAAAAAGGTAGTAAAACTAGATGTATTAGATGTAGCACAACTTACACCGCTAGCAGAACTTTTCATTATTGCTATTGCAGCCAACGTTAAACAAACTAAGGCAATGGCAGATGAAGTTGAAGAATGTTTAACGTCGTATGGGAGAATACCTATTCATAAAGAGGGCTATCAAACATCAAATTGGATTTTATTAGATTATGGAGAAGTTATCGTTCATATTTTAGATGAAGAGCATGCTCAATTTTACGGTTTATCAAGGCTTTGGCAAGATGCCATAAGAATAGAATTTTAA
- a CDS encoding ribosomal-processing cysteine protease Prp, with amino-acid sequence MTEVTFYQKDEHVYRFRVDGHASFAEHGEDVVCAAISMLTINTLNAIESYTDEPFKEICINQKEGVIDVEFPRRKTGEYAPEAELLIKSMILGLETVKEMYGEKYINILNK; translated from the coding sequence ATGACGGAGGTTACATTTTATCAGAAAGACGAACATGTTTATCGCTTTAGAGTAGACGGACATGCTAGTTTTGCTGAACATGGTGAAGATGTTGTTTGTGCTGCAATTAGCATGCTTACCATAAACACATTAAATGCTATAGAATCTTATACAGATGAGCCTTTTAAGGAAATCTGTATTAATCAAAAAGAAGGCGTTATTGATGTAGAATTTCCACGTCGTAAGACAGGGGAATATGCACCAGAAGCCGAACTACTTATTAAAAGTATGATATTAGGTCTTGAGACCGTCAAGGAAATGTACGGAGAAAAATACATTAATATTCTAAATAAATAG
- the yhbY gene encoding ribosome assembly RNA-binding protein YhbY: MTLTSKQRAYLKSLAQKTESIFQIGKNGLTPEVTEAVALALDARELVKISVLQNCLEDPKEMSIMLAERTKSVVVQVIGKKIVLYKPAKKNPKITLV; the protein is encoded by the coding sequence ATGACACTTACAAGTAAACAAAGAGCTTATTTAAAATCTTTAGCACAAAAAACAGAATCTATTTTTCAAATTGGTAAAAATGGTTTAACACCTGAAGTAACGGAAGCAGTAGCGCTTGCACTAGATGCAAGGGAATTAGTTAAAATAAGTGTACTCCAAAACTGCCTTGAAGACCCAAAAGAAATGAGTATCATGTTAGCAGAGCGTACAAAATCAGTAGTTGTACAAGTCATTGGAAAAAAGATTGTGCTTTACAAGCCAGCTAAAAAGAATCCAAAAATTACATTAGTTTAA